A single Pseudochaenichthys georgianus chromosome 10, fPseGeo1.2, whole genome shotgun sequence DNA region contains:
- the clcf1 gene encoding uncharacterized protein clcf1 isoform X2 — protein MKIFCGVHQHQLVLLLAAAMATALDSSHNLANERSSIESTYELTKYLEYQLKEIKDIYLTYLGPPFNEKDFSPPRPNSTALTLPSAATRLELWHGLENQARLAQNQRAYSVLLSAVRELARSTLCPSLKTSLLHFCTGLDGLLGSISALMTTLGYALPPSSANMDSNAGELGLPQRGGSRPAPLMSQSLYRARVGTRTESSHGNNQRRSGTRAVTAEREDGVTVDLVGKRRSKEGRRAETTAAGGRSGGSRERGRGGRGRGRRGRREEPENGKRIDSEEVDEVERDGGEERWGTRRLLSVNEDGEDWKSEPRGEESPGTENTDHQYSYNMNSPHMDTLRKEDGFIVERSRGATAEEEKQTNMEAISYSSTIHHQRRPLRSLLSPSLQPPLSTLSLLYQFGAGEEHTLLSQPVPLSLQRGTSLLSPPLTPLLSSTSSASASLLSVRPTMNDFARKVEGFWILRELQSWLWRSAKDFNRLKKRLRG, from the exons ATGAAAATATTTTGCGGAG TCCATCAACACCAGCTTGTCCTGCTATTGGCTGCTGCCATGGCGACGGCCCTTGATTCTTCACACAACCTGGCCAATGAGAGGAGTTCGATTGAAAGCACCTACGAGCTGACCAAGTACCTGGAGTACCAGCTCAAAGAAATCAAAGACATATAT CTGACCTACCTAGGCCCTCCATTCAACGAGAAGGACTTCTCCCCCCCCCGTCCCAACAGCACCGCTCTGACCCTGCCCAGCGCAGCCACCCGCCTGGAGCTGTGGCACGGCCTGGAGAACCAGGCCCGGCTGGCCCAGAACCAGAGGGCTTACTCTGTGCTGCTGTCAGCCGTCAGGGAGCTGGCCCGCTCCACCCTCTGCCCCTCCCTCAAGACCTCCCTGCTGCACTTTTGCACCGGCCTGGATGGTCTGCTGGGCTCCATATCCGCACTGATGACCACCCTCGGTTACGCACTACCTCCTTCATCTGCAAACATGGATAGTAACGCTGGAGAGCTGGGGCTCCCTCAGAGGGGGGGCTCCCGACCTGCTCCACTGATGAGCCAGAGCCTCTACAGGGCCAGAGTCGGGACCAGGACAGAGTCTAGTCATGGTAACAACCAGAGAAGAAGCGGGACAAGAGCGGTGACAGCAGAGAGGGAGGATGGCGTCACCGTAGACCTGGTGGGGAAAAGGAGAAGCAAAGAGGGGAGGAGAGCAGAGACGACCGCCGCTGGAGGAAGAAGTGGTGGATCAAGGGAGaggggaagaggaggaagaggaagaggaaggagagggaggagggaaGAGCCGGAGAACGGGAAAAGGATCGACAGTGAGGAAGTGGACGAGGTGGAGCGGGACGGAGGTGAGGAGAGATGGGGGACGAGAAGGTTGCTGAGTGTCAATGAGGATGGAGAGGACTGGAAGTCTGAACCCAGGGGGGAAGAGTCGCCtggcacagaaaacacagaccaTCAATACAGCTACAACATGAACTCTCCTCACATGGACACACTCAGGAAGGAGGATGGCTTTATTGTAGAGAGAAGCAGAGGAGCAACGGCGGAGGAGGAGAAGCAAACAAACATGGAGGCTATCTCGTACTCCTCCACTATCCATCATCAGCGTCGGCCTCTTCGctctctcctctccccctccctccaaCCTCCCCTGTCCACCCTCTCCTTGCTCTACCAGTTCGGAGCGGGTGAGGAGCACACCCTCCTCTCccagcctgtccctctctcaTTACAAAGGGGCACCTCCCTCCTCTCGCCTCCTCTGACCCCGCTCctttcctccacctcctccgccTCCGCTTCCCTCTTGTCGGTGCGACCAACGATGAACGACTTTGCCAGGAAGGTGGAGGGGTTTTGGATATTGAGAGAGCTGCAGAGTTGGTTGTGGCGGTCGGCGAAGGACTTTAACCGCCTCAAGAAGAGACTCAGAGGCTGA
- the clcf1 gene encoding uncharacterized protein clcf1 isoform X3 gives MATALDSSHNLANERSSIESTYELTKYLEYQLKEIKDIYLTYLGPPFNEKDFSPPRPNSTALTLPSAATRLELWHGLENQARLAQNQRAYSVLLSAVRELARSTLCPSLKTSLLHFCTGLDGLLGSISALMTTLGYALPPSSANMDSNAGELGLPQRGGSRPAPLMSQSLYRARVGTRTESSHGNNQRRSGTRAVTAEREDGVTVDLVGKRRSKEGRRAETTAAGGRSGGSRERGRGGRGRGRRGRREEPENGKRIDSEEVDEVERDGGEERWGTRRLLSVNEDGEDWKSEPRGEESPGTENTDHQYSYNMNSPHMDTLRKEDGFIVERSRGATAEEEKQTNMEAISYSSTIHHQRRPLRSLLSPSLQPPLSTLSLLYQFGAGEEHTLLSQPVPLSLQRGTSLLSPPLTPLLSSTSSASASLLSVRPTMNDFARKVEGFWILRELQSWLWRSAKDFNRLKKRLRG, from the exons ATGGCGACGGCCCTTGATTCTTCACACAACCTGGCCAATGAGAGGAGTTCGATTGAAAGCACCTACGAGCTGACCAAGTACCTGGAGTACCAGCTCAAAGAAATCAAAGACATATAT CTGACCTACCTAGGCCCTCCATTCAACGAGAAGGACTTCTCCCCCCCCCGTCCCAACAGCACCGCTCTGACCCTGCCCAGCGCAGCCACCCGCCTGGAGCTGTGGCACGGCCTGGAGAACCAGGCCCGGCTGGCCCAGAACCAGAGGGCTTACTCTGTGCTGCTGTCAGCCGTCAGGGAGCTGGCCCGCTCCACCCTCTGCCCCTCCCTCAAGACCTCCCTGCTGCACTTTTGCACCGGCCTGGATGGTCTGCTGGGCTCCATATCCGCACTGATGACCACCCTCGGTTACGCACTACCTCCTTCATCTGCAAACATGGATAGTAACGCTGGAGAGCTGGGGCTCCCTCAGAGGGGGGGCTCCCGACCTGCTCCACTGATGAGCCAGAGCCTCTACAGGGCCAGAGTCGGGACCAGGACAGAGTCTAGTCATGGTAACAACCAGAGAAGAAGCGGGACAAGAGCGGTGACAGCAGAGAGGGAGGATGGCGTCACCGTAGACCTGGTGGGGAAAAGGAGAAGCAAAGAGGGGAGGAGAGCAGAGACGACCGCCGCTGGAGGAAGAAGTGGTGGATCAAGGGAGaggggaagaggaggaagaggaagaggaaggagagggaggagggaaGAGCCGGAGAACGGGAAAAGGATCGACAGTGAGGAAGTGGACGAGGTGGAGCGGGACGGAGGTGAGGAGAGATGGGGGACGAGAAGGTTGCTGAGTGTCAATGAGGATGGAGAGGACTGGAAGTCTGAACCCAGGGGGGAAGAGTCGCCtggcacagaaaacacagaccaTCAATACAGCTACAACATGAACTCTCCTCACATGGACACACTCAGGAAGGAGGATGGCTTTATTGTAGAGAGAAGCAGAGGAGCAACGGCGGAGGAGGAGAAGCAAACAAACATGGAGGCTATCTCGTACTCCTCCACTATCCATCATCAGCGTCGGCCTCTTCGctctctcctctccccctccctccaaCCTCCCCTGTCCACCCTCTCCTTGCTCTACCAGTTCGGAGCGGGTGAGGAGCACACCCTCCTCTCccagcctgtccctctctcaTTACAAAGGGGCACCTCCCTCCTCTCGCCTCCTCTGACCCCGCTCctttcctccacctcctccgccTCCGCTTCCCTCTTGTCGGTGCGACCAACGATGAACGACTTTGCCAGGAAGGTGGAGGGGTTTTGGATATTGAGAGAGCTGCAGAGTTGGTTGTGGCGGTCGGCGAAGGACTTTAACCGCCTCAAGAAGAGACTCAGAGGCTGA
- the clcf1 gene encoding uncharacterized protein clcf1 isoform X1 — protein sequence MSSKCSRVAERCLLLLTVHQHQLVLLLAAAMATALDSSHNLANERSSIESTYELTKYLEYQLKEIKDIYLTYLGPPFNEKDFSPPRPNSTALTLPSAATRLELWHGLENQARLAQNQRAYSVLLSAVRELARSTLCPSLKTSLLHFCTGLDGLLGSISALMTTLGYALPPSSANMDSNAGELGLPQRGGSRPAPLMSQSLYRARVGTRTESSHGNNQRRSGTRAVTAEREDGVTVDLVGKRRSKEGRRAETTAAGGRSGGSRERGRGGRGRGRRGRREEPENGKRIDSEEVDEVERDGGEERWGTRRLLSVNEDGEDWKSEPRGEESPGTENTDHQYSYNMNSPHMDTLRKEDGFIVERSRGATAEEEKQTNMEAISYSSTIHHQRRPLRSLLSPSLQPPLSTLSLLYQFGAGEEHTLLSQPVPLSLQRGTSLLSPPLTPLLSSTSSASASLLSVRPTMNDFARKVEGFWILRELQSWLWRSAKDFNRLKKRLRG from the exons ATGAGCTCCAAATGTTCACGCGTCGCTGAGAGATGCTTATTGCTTCTGACAG TCCATCAACACCAGCTTGTCCTGCTATTGGCTGCTGCCATGGCGACGGCCCTTGATTCTTCACACAACCTGGCCAATGAGAGGAGTTCGATTGAAAGCACCTACGAGCTGACCAAGTACCTGGAGTACCAGCTCAAAGAAATCAAAGACATATAT CTGACCTACCTAGGCCCTCCATTCAACGAGAAGGACTTCTCCCCCCCCCGTCCCAACAGCACCGCTCTGACCCTGCCCAGCGCAGCCACCCGCCTGGAGCTGTGGCACGGCCTGGAGAACCAGGCCCGGCTGGCCCAGAACCAGAGGGCTTACTCTGTGCTGCTGTCAGCCGTCAGGGAGCTGGCCCGCTCCACCCTCTGCCCCTCCCTCAAGACCTCCCTGCTGCACTTTTGCACCGGCCTGGATGGTCTGCTGGGCTCCATATCCGCACTGATGACCACCCTCGGTTACGCACTACCTCCTTCATCTGCAAACATGGATAGTAACGCTGGAGAGCTGGGGCTCCCTCAGAGGGGGGGCTCCCGACCTGCTCCACTGATGAGCCAGAGCCTCTACAGGGCCAGAGTCGGGACCAGGACAGAGTCTAGTCATGGTAACAACCAGAGAAGAAGCGGGACAAGAGCGGTGACAGCAGAGAGGGAGGATGGCGTCACCGTAGACCTGGTGGGGAAAAGGAGAAGCAAAGAGGGGAGGAGAGCAGAGACGACCGCCGCTGGAGGAAGAAGTGGTGGATCAAGGGAGaggggaagaggaggaagaggaagaggaaggagagggaggagggaaGAGCCGGAGAACGGGAAAAGGATCGACAGTGAGGAAGTGGACGAGGTGGAGCGGGACGGAGGTGAGGAGAGATGGGGGACGAGAAGGTTGCTGAGTGTCAATGAGGATGGAGAGGACTGGAAGTCTGAACCCAGGGGGGAAGAGTCGCCtggcacagaaaacacagaccaTCAATACAGCTACAACATGAACTCTCCTCACATGGACACACTCAGGAAGGAGGATGGCTTTATTGTAGAGAGAAGCAGAGGAGCAACGGCGGAGGAGGAGAAGCAAACAAACATGGAGGCTATCTCGTACTCCTCCACTATCCATCATCAGCGTCGGCCTCTTCGctctctcctctccccctccctccaaCCTCCCCTGTCCACCCTCTCCTTGCTCTACCAGTTCGGAGCGGGTGAGGAGCACACCCTCCTCTCccagcctgtccctctctcaTTACAAAGGGGCACCTCCCTCCTCTCGCCTCCTCTGACCCCGCTCctttcctccacctcctccgccTCCGCTTCCCTCTTGTCGGTGCGACCAACGATGAACGACTTTGCCAGGAAGGTGGAGGGGTTTTGGATATTGAGAGAGCTGCAGAGTTGGTTGTGGCGGTCGGCGAAGGACTTTAACCGCCTCAAGAAGAGACTCAGAGGCTGA